One window from the genome of Anticarsia gemmatalis isolate Benzon Research Colony breed Stoneville strain chromosome 8, ilAntGemm2 primary, whole genome shotgun sequence encodes:
- the LOC142975040 gene encoding prostaglandin reductase 1-like, with the protein MVKARRYVVKKQFSGLPKRDDFEIVEQELPPLKNGEILVKAEWVSVDPYQRAYNSRYPVPYNQFSFQVAVVKDSKDPQYPIGTRVVSHKGWCDYCIIDTTGGSLNPTDKPYKLPPLNNLSPSLGVGAVGMPGATAYFGLLELCKPKAGETLVVTGAAGAVGSLVGQIGKIKGCKVIGFAGDDAKVKWLEEIGFDKAINYKTADISAALQKAAPKGVDMYFDNVGGEISSLIINQMREFGRVAVCGSISSYNEDPNKTPKATILQPALVFKQLKIEGFLVWRWIDRWPEAFAQIIKWINSGELKPREHVTEGFDKIYDAFVGMLNGENVGKAVVKM; encoded by the coding sequence ATGGTGAAAGCACGCAGATACGTCGTCAAAAAACAGTTTTCTGGATTGCCAAAACGTGATGACTTTGAAATTGTAGAGCAGGAACTGCCGCCACTAAAAAATGGAGAGATTTTAGTGAAAGCTGAATGGGTGAGCGTCGATCCGTACCAGCGCGCCTACAATTCACGCTATCCGGTCCCGTACAACCAGTTTTCGTTTCAAGTAGCTGTGGTGAAAGACTCCAAGGATCCTCAGTACCCAATCGGTACTAGAGTCGTTTCGCATAAAGGATGGTGTGATTACTGCATTATTGACACAACTGGAGGATCATTAAATCCCACTGATAAGCCCTACAAGTTGCCACCTCTAAATAATTTATCTCCTTCACTTGGAGTCGGTGCAGTGGGTATGCCTGGCGCTACCGCTTACTTTGGACTGCTGGAGTTGTGCAAACCTAAGGCCGGTGAGACACTCGTGGTGACCGGCGCTGCTGGAGCTGTCGGCTCACTCGTGGGACAAATAGGAAAGATCAAGGGCTGCAAGGTCATCGGCTTCGCCGGTGATGATGCCAAGGTCAAATGGCTGGAGGAGATCGGTTTCGACAAGGCGATTAACTACAAGACAGCCGACATCTCGGCAGCGCTGCAAAAAGCCGCACCTAAAGGAGTGGACATGTACTTCGACAATGTCGGTGGAGAGATCAGCAGCTTGATCATCAATCAGATGCGTGAATTCGGCAGAGTCGCAGTGTGTGGTAGCATCAGCTCGTACAATGAAGATCCCAATAAGACTCCGAAAGCGACCATCCTACAGCCAGCGTTAGTTTTCAAGCAATTAAAGATTGAAGGTTTCCTTGTATGGCGTTGGATCGACCGCTGGCCTGAAGCATTCGCACAAATCATCAAGTGGATCAATAGCGGAGAGCTGAAGCCAAGGGAACATGTTACTGAAGGTTTTGACAAGATATATGACGCTTTCGTAGGAATGTTAAATGGTGAAAATGTTGGTAAAGCGGTTGTTAAAatgtag